A genome region from Columba livia isolate bColLiv1 breed racing homer chromosome 2, bColLiv1.pat.W.v2, whole genome shotgun sequence includes the following:
- the NMT2 gene encoding glycylpeptide N-tetradecanoyltransferase 2 isoform X2, whose amino-acid sequence MQKLQDIQRAMELLSACQGPAKNIDEATKRKYQFWDTQPVPKLNEVITSHGAIEPDKDNVRLEPYSLPQGFMWDTLDLSNAEVLKELYTLLNENYVEDDDNMFRFDYSPEFLLWALRPPGWLPQWHCGVRVSSNKKLVGFISAIPANIRIYDSVKKMVEINFLCVHKKLRSKRVAPVLIREITRRVNLEGIFQAVYTAGVVLPKPVATCRYWHRSLNPRKLVEVKFSHLSRNMTLQRTMKLYRLPDATKTSGLRPMEQKDTKAVQELINTYLKQFNLAPVMDEEEVAHWFLPRDHIIDTFVVEGSNGILTDFLSFYTLPSTVMHHPVHKSLKAAYSFYNIHTETPLLDLMNDALIIAKLKGFDVFNALDLMENKTFLEKLKFGIGDGNLQYYLYNWRCPGMESEKVGLVLQ is encoded by the exons ATGCAGAAGCTTCAAGATATCCAGAGAGCAATGGAGCTGCTCTCCGCATGCCAAGGCCCAGCAAAGAATATTGATGAGGCTACCAAACGTAAATACCAGTTTTGGGATACGCAACCTGTACCTAAACTCA ATGAAGTTATAACTTCACATGGTGCAATTGAACCAGATAAGGACAATGTCCGCCTAGAGCCATATTCTTTGCCACAGGGTTTTATGTGGGACACGTTGGATCTTAGCAATGCTGAAGTT ctGAAGGAATTATACACATTGTTAAATGAGAATTACGTAGAAGATGATGATAATATGTTTAGGTTTGACTATTCACCTGAATTCCTTCTGTG GGCGCTACGTCCTCCAGGCTGGTTACCCCAGTGGCACTGTGGGGTTAGAGTGTCTTCAAACAAAAAACTGGTAGGATTCATAAGTGCCATCCCTGCAAATATTCGTATTTATGACAG TGTGAAGAAAATGGTAGAAATCAATTTTCTGTGTGTCCATAAGAAACTGAGATCTAAACGAGTGGCACCTGTACTGATTCGGGAAATAACCAGAAGAGTAAACCTGGAAGGAATTTTTCAGGCGGTTTACACTGCTGGAGTGGTACTCCCCAAACCTGTGGCCACTTGCAG GTATTGGCATCGATCACTGAATCCCAGAAAATTGGTGGAGGTGAAATTTTCACATTTGAGTAGAAACATGACTCTACAAAGAACAATGAAGCTCTACCGACTTCCTGAT GCCACAAAGACTTCGggtttgagaccaatggaacaAAAAGATACTAAAGCAGTACAAGAATTAATCAATACTTACTTGAAACAGTTTAATCTTGCTCCAGTGATGGATGAAGAGGAGGTCGCCCACTGGTTCCTGCCTCGGGATCATATTATTGACACTTTTGTAGTAGAG GGCTCAAATGGTATTTTAACAGACTTCCTGAGTTTCTACACATTACCTTCAACAGTGATGCACCATCCTGTTCATAAAAGCCTCAAAGCTGCCTATTCCTTTTACAATATTCATACAGAGACCCCCCTCTTGGACTTAATGAATGATGCACTCATTATAGCTAAATTG AAAGGATTTGATGTGTTCAATGCACTAGacttaatggaaaacaaaacattcctGGAAAAACTCAAGTTTGGGATTGGAGATGGAAATTTGCAGTATTATTTGTACAACTGGAGATGTCCTGGCATGGAATCCGAAAAG gTTGGTCTTGTGTTACAATGA
- the NMT2 gene encoding glycylpeptide N-tetradecanoyltransferase 2 isoform X1 encodes MAEDSESAASQQSLELDDQDTCGIDGDNEEEAEHAKGSPGGDLGAKKKKKKQKRKKEKPNSGGTKSDSASDSQEIKIQQPSKNPAIPMQKLQDIQRAMELLSACQGPAKNIDEATKRKYQFWDTQPVPKLNEVITSHGAIEPDKDNVRLEPYSLPQGFMWDTLDLSNAEVLKELYTLLNENYVEDDDNMFRFDYSPEFLLWALRPPGWLPQWHCGVRVSSNKKLVGFISAIPANIRIYDSVKKMVEINFLCVHKKLRSKRVAPVLIREITRRVNLEGIFQAVYTAGVVLPKPVATCRYWHRSLNPRKLVEVKFSHLSRNMTLQRTMKLYRLPDATKTSGLRPMEQKDTKAVQELINTYLKQFNLAPVMDEEEVAHWFLPRDHIIDTFVVEGSNGILTDFLSFYTLPSTVMHHPVHKSLKAAYSFYNIHTETPLLDLMNDALIIAKLKGFDVFNALDLMENKTFLEKLKFGIGDGNLQYYLYNWRCPGMESEKVGLVLQ; translated from the exons ATGGCGGAGGACAGCGAGTCTGCGGCCAgccagcagagcctggagctgGATGACCAGGACACCTGCGGCATAGACGGCGACAATGAGGAGGAGGCCGAGCACGCCAAGGG AAGTCCTGGAGGGGATTTGGGAgcgaagaagaagaaaaagaagcagaagagaaaaaaggagaaaccaAATTCTGGAGGCACCAAATCAGATTCTGCATCTGACTCCCAGGAGATTAAAATTCAGCAGCCTTCAAAA AATCCAGCCATTCCAATGCAGAAGCTTCAAGATATCCAGAGAGCAATGGAGCTGCTCTCCGCATGCCAAGGCCCAGCAAAGAATATTGATGAGGCTACCAAACGTAAATACCAGTTTTGGGATACGCAACCTGTACCTAAACTCA ATGAAGTTATAACTTCACATGGTGCAATTGAACCAGATAAGGACAATGTCCGCCTAGAGCCATATTCTTTGCCACAGGGTTTTATGTGGGACACGTTGGATCTTAGCAATGCTGAAGTT ctGAAGGAATTATACACATTGTTAAATGAGAATTACGTAGAAGATGATGATAATATGTTTAGGTTTGACTATTCACCTGAATTCCTTCTGTG GGCGCTACGTCCTCCAGGCTGGTTACCCCAGTGGCACTGTGGGGTTAGAGTGTCTTCAAACAAAAAACTGGTAGGATTCATAAGTGCCATCCCTGCAAATATTCGTATTTATGACAG TGTGAAGAAAATGGTAGAAATCAATTTTCTGTGTGTCCATAAGAAACTGAGATCTAAACGAGTGGCACCTGTACTGATTCGGGAAATAACCAGAAGAGTAAACCTGGAAGGAATTTTTCAGGCGGTTTACACTGCTGGAGTGGTACTCCCCAAACCTGTGGCCACTTGCAG GTATTGGCATCGATCACTGAATCCCAGAAAATTGGTGGAGGTGAAATTTTCACATTTGAGTAGAAACATGACTCTACAAAGAACAATGAAGCTCTACCGACTTCCTGAT GCCACAAAGACTTCGggtttgagaccaatggaacaAAAAGATACTAAAGCAGTACAAGAATTAATCAATACTTACTTGAAACAGTTTAATCTTGCTCCAGTGATGGATGAAGAGGAGGTCGCCCACTGGTTCCTGCCTCGGGATCATATTATTGACACTTTTGTAGTAGAG GGCTCAAATGGTATTTTAACAGACTTCCTGAGTTTCTACACATTACCTTCAACAGTGATGCACCATCCTGTTCATAAAAGCCTCAAAGCTGCCTATTCCTTTTACAATATTCATACAGAGACCCCCCTCTTGGACTTAATGAATGATGCACTCATTATAGCTAAATTG AAAGGATTTGATGTGTTCAATGCACTAGacttaatggaaaacaaaacattcctGGAAAAACTCAAGTTTGGGATTGGAGATGGAAATTTGCAGTATTATTTGTACAACTGGAGATGTCCTGGCATGGAATCCGAAAAG gTTGGTCTTGTGTTACAATGA
- the RPP38 gene encoding ribonuclease P protein subunit p38 yields MAVVQPGMTTLRKAKKITVKTCLDNPFVFQWKTIDGEDMHFILQTLEERIKHIGLKKIETPRKKKRSLTKKQMERKCDASTDELPKEEETEGHQQNPGWTDINIRRQLAIGVNEVTKALEKNELLLLLVCKSAKPAMITSHLIQLSASRATPAGQVPRLSETVAPLLGLTSILALGFKKQSDKFTEAIEAIIPKIPALEVPWFQYRTGESVALAQAESSDVPEPEQLAEAPGDELTSQKRKRMESNQLDLSNVILQPLKIKKLVPNPNKIKKPPRKKKKAFSA; encoded by the coding sequence ATGGCTGTAGTTCAGCCAGGGATGACAACACTTcgtaaagcaaagaaaatcacTGTAAAAACATGTCTCGATAACCCCTTTGTTTTTCAATGGAAAACCATAGATGGGGAAGATATGCATTTTATACTGCAGACCTTAGAAGAAAGGATTAAACATATTGGACTTAAAAAGATTGAGactccaagaaagaaaaagcgttcccttacaaaaaaacaaatggaaagaaagtgCGATGCTAGCACCGATGAACTCCCTAAAGAGGAGGAAACAGAAGGCCATCAACAAAACCCAGGATGGACGGACATAAATATCAGAAGACAGCTTGCTATTGGAGTTAATGAAGTTACAAAAgcattggaaaaaaatgaacttctTCTCTTGCTGGTGTGCAAGTCTGCAAAACCTGCCATGATCACGTCGCATCTTATTCAGCTGAGTGCAAGTCGAGCCACACCAGCGGGCCAGGTTCCCCGGCTCAGTGAAACAGTTGCACCACTTCTAGGCTTAACATCCATTTTAGCACTAGGCTTTAAAAAGCAGTCTGATAAATTTACTGAAGCAATAGAAGCAATAATTCCCAAGATACCAGCTCTGGAGGTGCCGTGGTTTCAGTACAGAACTGGAGAATCTGTGGCTCTGGCACAGGCGGAGTCTTCCGACGTTCCTGAACCCGAGCAGCTTGCAGAGGCGCCGGGGGATGAGCTCACAAGCCAGAAGCGCAAGCGTATGGAAAGCAATCAGCTTGATCTTTCCAATGTAATTTTGCAGCCTTTGAAAATCAAGAAACTTGTTCCAAATCCAAACAAGATAAAGAAACCACCtcgcaaaaagaaaaaagctttttcagcataa